From Juglans regia cultivar Chandler chromosome 6, Walnut 2.0, whole genome shotgun sequence, the proteins below share one genomic window:
- the LOC108998366 gene encoding probable nucleoredoxin 3, with product MAGPDYQAKSTDRSNIVTILAAEGVQFLLSGEEKVPLSSCDGKTTCLFFSANWCRTCKTFIPKLVQVYDMLSTRCEKMEIVFVSFDHNENEFAEHFKCMPWLAAPFDVNLSRRLSKRYHVKHLPSLIPLKSDGTSIEEDLVGLIEDYGAEAFPFTRSRREELKAADTAKLEGGKLEDLLAHKGRSHLIAMDGRKVVVSELVGKTIGIYFGAHWCPPCHSFTAQLLEVYNELTTSEEEQSFEIIFVSTDRDLEEFDMSLKGMPWLAIPYLDKTRHDLCRIFDIKGIPSLVMIGGEGKPISTNGKGIISLYGAKAFPFTESKLRDLEAVLRKEGDALPRQVNDIKHEHLLKLDMAKAYLCDSCKKRGRFWAFSCDVCDYDLHPCCIEETS from the exons ATGGCAGGGCCTGATTATCAAGCCAAATCTACAGATAGGAGTAATATTGTAACAATCTTAGCAGCAGAAGGGGTTCAGTTCCTTTTATCTGGCGAGGAAAAg GTACCCTTATCCTCTTGTGATGGGAAGACAACTTGTCTCTTCTTCTCAGCAAACTGGTGCAGAACCTGCAAAACCTTTATCCCCAAACTTGTACAAGTTTATGACATGCTGAGTACAAGATGTGAAAAGATGGAGATAGTGTTTGTTTCATTCGATCATAACGAAAATGAATTCGCGGAACACTTCAAGTGCATGCCTTGGCTTGCAGCTCCATTCGATGTGAATTTGAGCAGACGATTGAGTAAAAGGTACCATGTAAAACATTTGCCATCACTAATTCCATTGAAAAGCGATGGAACATCAATTGAAGAGGACTTGGTTGGGTTGATTGAAGACTATGGGGCTGAAGCATTTCCCTTCACTAGGAGTAGAAGAGAGGAATTGAAGGCTGCTGATACTGCGAAGCTCGAGGGAGGAAAATTAGAAGATCTTTTGGCACACAAAGGAAGAAGTCATCTCATAGCCATGGACGGTAGAAAG GTTGTAGTGTCTGAACTTGTTGGCAAGACTATAGGTATCTACTTTGGAGCACATTGGTGCCCACCTTGTCATTCCTTCACTGCACAACTTTTAGAAGTTTACAACGAGCTCACGACTTCTGAAGAAGAACAAAGCTTCGAAATTATATTCGTCTCGACCGATCGAGACCTTGAAGAATTTGACATGAGTCTGAAGGGCATGCCATGGCTGGCTATACCATATTTGGACAAAACACGACATGATCTATGCAGGATCTTTGACATCAAAGGGATTCCTTCCTTAGTCATGATTGGAGGAGAAGGAAAGCCCATTAGTACAAATGGGAAGGGCATCATCTCCTTGTATGGTGCCAAGGCTTTCCCGTTCACAGAGTCAAAGCTCAGAGATTTGGAAGCCGTCCTGAGGAAAGAAGGAGATGCACTGCCTCGGCAAGTGAATGATATAAAGCATGAGCACTTGCTCAAGTTGGATATGGCCAAAGCATACCTATGCGATTCTTGCAAAAAGAGAGGGAGATTTTGGGCCTTTTCTTGTGATGTATGTGACTATGACCTGCATCCATGCTGTATAGAAGAAACATCTTAA